A region from the Paenarthrobacter aurescens genome encodes:
- a CDS encoding Rrf2 family transcriptional regulator: MKINAFADVSLRAIMVLAAAPEGTLLTTQAVADAVGTPYNHVSKAMVRLRALGYIDVERGRLGGSRLNESGRRATVGEVLRHLDSRQDPAECQSPTKNCPLITECGLRHAMNRAREAFYTELDTVVISSLPHARQMIPVFQSIGLRPEFRPAAAQR, from the coding sequence ATGAAAATCAACGCCTTCGCAGATGTCAGCCTTCGCGCCATCATGGTGTTGGCTGCGGCCCCTGAAGGCACGCTGCTGACCACACAGGCAGTGGCTGATGCAGTGGGAACACCGTACAACCACGTGAGCAAGGCAATGGTCCGCCTGCGAGCGTTGGGTTACATCGATGTTGAGCGGGGACGCCTCGGAGGATCCAGGCTCAATGAATCCGGACGGCGGGCCACGGTGGGGGAAGTCCTTAGGCATCTGGACAGCCGGCAGGATCCAGCCGAGTGCCAGTCCCCCACAAAGAACTGCCCGCTCATCACCGAGTGCGGCCTGCGCCATGCGATGAACCGCGCCAGGGAAGCGTTCTACACAGAACTCGATACCGTGGTGATCTCTTCCCTCCCCCATGCACGCCAGATGATCCCGGTGTTTCAGTCCATAGGACTGCGCCCGGAGTTCCGGCCTGCCGCAGCACAACGCTGA
- a CDS encoding MFS transporter, with translation MSTQPSADVETSDPTSWRPRLALLVAATFFMEFLDGTILTTAIPSIASDFSVAPADINITMTAYLVTVAMGIPLSSWLAERFGARRIFCLAISVFTIASLLCAISTDLTMLTLSRVAQGMGGAMMVPVGTLVVLRGTPKSELLRATAYLVWPGLLAPVLAPMVGGALTTFLSWHWIFIINVPLGLAAFIAALRLVPRTTFDAKRRLDWFGLLLTTVGVGALVVGLETLGGHASNVLAVLVVVGGLLSLAGAVWWMKKARVPLFNLSVFGTRTFRATSTGGFIYRLTISSVPFLLPLMFQDGFGWDPLKAGVMVAAVFVGNIGIKPATTPLIRRFGFKPVLVFASFASAVTFALCAFLDAQTPEPLIFALLLFSGAFRSIGFSAYASVQYADIVPLQLPSANAISATLVQLAAAAGIAVGALFLRLFETTQVFGADEGSAYRGAFIAMAVLMLISTADSLSLHRNAGAEVSGGAKRN, from the coding sequence ATGAGCACACAACCCAGCGCCGACGTCGAAACTTCCGACCCAACCAGTTGGCGGCCGCGGCTGGCCCTGTTGGTGGCCGCGACGTTCTTCATGGAGTTCCTGGACGGCACCATCCTCACCACGGCCATCCCCAGCATCGCTTCGGACTTCAGCGTGGCTCCGGCGGACATCAACATCACCATGACCGCCTACTTGGTGACTGTGGCCATGGGAATTCCGTTGAGCAGTTGGCTTGCCGAGAGATTCGGTGCCCGCAGGATCTTCTGTCTGGCAATATCGGTGTTCACCATCGCATCGTTGCTCTGCGCCATCAGCACGGACCTGACCATGCTGACTCTGAGCCGAGTGGCCCAAGGGATGGGTGGAGCCATGATGGTTCCGGTAGGCACATTGGTGGTTTTGAGGGGCACCCCCAAATCGGAGCTCCTCCGTGCCACCGCCTATCTTGTGTGGCCTGGCTTGCTGGCACCGGTCCTGGCTCCGATGGTTGGGGGCGCCCTCACCACCTTCCTGTCATGGCACTGGATCTTCATCATCAACGTCCCGCTGGGCCTTGCCGCCTTCATTGCCGCACTGAGGTTGGTGCCGCGAACAACTTTTGACGCCAAGCGTCGTCTGGACTGGTTTGGGCTCCTTCTGACCACGGTGGGCGTGGGTGCCCTGGTGGTTGGCTTGGAAACCTTGGGTGGCCACGCGTCCAACGTCCTCGCGGTGCTGGTGGTTGTTGGCGGCCTACTGTCTTTGGCCGGTGCCGTGTGGTGGATGAAGAAGGCTCGCGTTCCGCTGTTCAATCTGAGCGTCTTTGGCACCAGAACGTTCAGGGCAACCTCCACAGGCGGTTTCATCTACCGGCTGACCATCAGTTCGGTTCCTTTCCTGCTGCCCTTGATGTTCCAGGACGGATTTGGCTGGGATCCCCTGAAAGCCGGGGTAATGGTTGCGGCCGTGTTCGTGGGAAACATCGGCATCAAGCCAGCCACTACGCCCCTCATCAGGCGCTTTGGATTCAAACCGGTGCTCGTCTTTGCATCGTTCGCCTCCGCGGTGACCTTTGCTTTGTGCGCCTTCCTGGATGCCCAAACACCCGAGCCGCTGATCTTTGCCCTGCTGCTGTTCAGCGGCGCATTCCGGTCCATAGGGTTCTCCGCTTACGCCTCGGTGCAGTATGCGGACATCGTCCCGTTGCAGTTGCCCTCAGCCAACGCCATTTCAGCAACCCTCGTTCAATTGGCAGCGGCGGCAGGCATCGCGGTGGGGGCCCTGTTCCTGCGTCTGTTCGAAACCACGCAGGTATTCGGGGCTGATGAGGGGTCCGCCTACAGGGGAGCGTTTATTGCCATGGCCGTCCTGATGCTGATCAGCACTGCGGATAGCCTGAGCCTCCACCGCAACGCCGGCGCCGAAGTGAGTGGCGGGGCCAAACGCAATTAA
- a CDS encoding RecQ family ATP-dependent DNA helicase — MANNSPNAAVSVQSPTHQQALACLRELVGHPEAQFHDGQFEAIEALVDAGRRTLVVQRTGWGKSAVYFVASLLLRRRGAGPTLIVSPLLALMRDQVAAAARAGVRAVAINSANALEWDTVLAQLAADEVDVLLVSPERLTNPSFRENQLPELIRRTGLLVIDEAHCISDWGHDFRPDYRRIADLIAQLPDSVPVLATTATANSRVVHDIEEQLGAGVLTIRGALGRESLRLGVLTLPDSRDRLGWLLTHLADMPGSGIIYTLTVSAAEDTARLLAEAGHNVLSYTGRTDPADRERAEQLLKENQVKALVATSALGMGFDKPDLGFVIHLGAPSSPVAYYQQVGRAGRGAANADVLLLPGSEDREIWQYFATASMPSAEKADAVLSVLGEAGSALSTVALEARVDLRRTPLELLLKVLAVDGAVERVGGGWKSTGTAWNYDAERYARIAEARVDEQDSMVIYQDTAGCRMEFITSVLDDETAAACGRCDNCAGRWFPVDVSASAADAAGQTLRRAGIAVEPRLQWPSGMDRLGVAVKGKIKPDESLSEGRILARLTDLGWGGALRELFAAGAPDRAVDPAMLQACVQVLREWSGAEGGTPWSGVGRPAAVVSIPSRSKPHLVESLAQGIAGIGRMPYLGQLQPQHGGPTGARGGNSAYRLAGVWDRLIVGPELAQALAGTGGQPVLLVDDIIDSRWTMTVSARALRHAGVGAVLPLALAQAG; from the coding sequence ATGGCCAACAACTCCCCAAACGCTGCCGTTTCCGTGCAATCACCTACCCATCAGCAGGCGCTGGCGTGCCTCCGTGAGCTGGTGGGCCACCCCGAAGCACAGTTCCATGACGGACAGTTTGAAGCCATCGAGGCCCTGGTGGATGCGGGCCGCCGGACCCTGGTGGTGCAGCGAACCGGTTGGGGTAAGTCTGCGGTTTACTTTGTGGCGTCATTGCTGCTGCGTCGGCGGGGCGCCGGACCAACCCTTATCGTCTCGCCTTTGCTTGCCCTCATGCGTGACCAGGTGGCCGCTGCTGCCAGGGCCGGGGTACGGGCCGTCGCCATCAACTCCGCAAACGCCCTCGAATGGGACACGGTTCTGGCACAGCTGGCCGCGGACGAGGTAGACGTCCTCCTGGTCTCTCCGGAACGGCTTACCAACCCTTCGTTCAGGGAGAACCAGCTCCCGGAGCTCATTCGTCGCACGGGGCTCCTGGTGATCGACGAAGCCCACTGTATTTCGGACTGGGGACACGATTTCCGCCCCGACTACCGTCGCATTGCAGATCTCATTGCTCAATTGCCGGACTCCGTCCCCGTCCTGGCCACCACTGCTACGGCCAATTCCAGGGTGGTTCACGACATCGAGGAACAGCTGGGCGCCGGAGTGCTGACCATCCGTGGTGCGCTGGGCCGGGAATCGTTGCGGCTGGGTGTCCTGACGCTGCCGGACTCCCGGGATCGCCTCGGATGGCTGCTGACGCACCTGGCTGACATGCCGGGCAGCGGCATCATCTATACGCTCACGGTCTCGGCGGCAGAGGACACGGCACGGCTCCTCGCGGAGGCCGGACACAACGTCCTTTCCTACACAGGCAGGACTGACCCCGCTGATCGGGAGCGCGCTGAACAACTCCTCAAAGAGAACCAGGTGAAAGCTCTGGTGGCCACTTCCGCACTGGGTATGGGCTTTGACAAACCGGACCTTGGTTTTGTGATCCACTTGGGTGCTCCGTCGTCGCCGGTTGCCTACTACCAGCAAGTTGGCCGTGCGGGTCGTGGGGCAGCCAACGCAGATGTGTTACTGCTGCCGGGCTCAGAAGACCGTGAAATCTGGCAGTACTTCGCCACAGCGTCCATGCCCTCGGCCGAGAAAGCCGACGCCGTGCTGAGCGTACTGGGGGAAGCCGGGTCAGCTCTTTCCACCGTGGCTCTTGAAGCACGCGTGGACCTTCGCCGCACACCGTTGGAACTGCTCCTGAAGGTCCTGGCAGTTGATGGAGCCGTGGAACGCGTCGGGGGCGGCTGGAAATCTACGGGCACGGCGTGGAATTACGATGCTGAGCGGTATGCACGCATTGCCGAGGCCCGCGTGGATGAGCAGGATTCCATGGTGATTTACCAAGACACAGCCGGCTGCCGCATGGAGTTCATCACTTCCGTCCTCGATGACGAAACGGCTGCTGCTTGCGGACGCTGCGACAACTGCGCAGGGCGATGGTTCCCCGTGGACGTGTCCGCGTCCGCTGCAGATGCCGCGGGCCAAACTCTCCGACGCGCCGGCATAGCTGTTGAGCCGCGCCTGCAGTGGCCCAGCGGCATGGACCGGCTGGGCGTAGCCGTCAAGGGAAAAATCAAGCCGGACGAGAGCCTTTCAGAGGGACGCATCCTTGCCAGACTCACCGATCTGGGTTGGGGCGGTGCCCTCAGGGAATTGTTCGCCGCTGGCGCTCCGGACCGCGCCGTGGATCCTGCCATGCTGCAGGCCTGCGTCCAAGTATTGCGCGAATGGTCAGGGGCCGAAGGCGGAACGCCGTGGAGCGGAGTCGGACGTCCGGCAGCGGTCGTCAGCATTCCGTCCCGGAGCAAGCCTCACTTGGTGGAGTCCTTAGCGCAGGGGATAGCCGGGATAGGGCGGATGCCATATCTGGGCCAGTTGCAGCCACAGCACGGAGGACCAACCGGAGCGCGTGGAGGCAACAGCGCTTACAGGTTGGCCGGCGTCTGGGACCGGCTCATTGTTGGTCCCGAGCTCGCTCAGGCCTTGGCAGGTACGGGAGGGCAACCCGTGTTGCTGGTGGATGACATCATTGACAGCCGCTGGACCATGACCGTGTCCGCCCGGGCCTTGCGCCATGCCGGAGTAGGAGCAGTCCTGCCATTGGCCTTGGCCCAAGCGGGATAG
- a CDS encoding phosphomannomutase/phosphoglucomutase, translating to MTSEQNKTFDLSASFKAYDVRGIVGETITAEIVEAVGAAFIDVLGLEGETVLVGGDMRPSSPEFSQAFANGAATRGANVQLLDLISTDELYYACGALNAAGATFTASHNPAAYNGIKMSKAGAQPISSESGLKEIQALAEQYLNTGVIPAAPTRGEIGVRDVLKDYSEYLRKLVDLSGSRPLKIVVDAGNGMAGLTTPAVLGDKLLPALPFEIVPLYFELDGSFPNHPANPLEPENLRDLQAAVVKHGADIGLAFDGDADRCFVIDEKGEPVSPSAITGMVARREIARAQAAGEETPVIIHNLLTSKAVPELVAKDGGRAVRTRVGHSFIKAVMAEEGAVFGGEHSAHFYFRDFWNADTGMLAAMHVLAALGEQDGPLSELGRQYEPYVSSGEINSEIEDKAGAVERVRVDFETEDIEIDHMDGSTFTAKDGSWWFNLRPSNTEPFLRLNAEAKDQATMEKIRDRVLALVRA from the coding sequence GTGACTAGCGAGCAGAACAAGACATTCGACCTCTCGGCTTCCTTCAAGGCGTACGACGTCCGGGGCATCGTGGGTGAAACCATCACGGCTGAAATCGTCGAGGCCGTTGGCGCTGCCTTCATCGACGTCCTGGGGCTGGAGGGTGAAACGGTACTGGTTGGCGGCGATATGCGCCCCTCTTCTCCGGAGTTCAGCCAGGCCTTTGCCAACGGCGCAGCTACACGTGGCGCCAACGTCCAGTTGCTGGACCTCATCTCCACCGATGAGCTTTACTACGCATGCGGTGCCCTGAACGCCGCTGGCGCTACGTTCACCGCCAGTCACAACCCCGCCGCGTACAACGGGATCAAGATGTCCAAGGCCGGCGCCCAGCCCATCTCCTCCGAGAGCGGCTTGAAGGAGATCCAGGCCCTGGCTGAGCAGTACCTGAACACGGGCGTGATTCCCGCAGCACCCACAAGGGGCGAAATCGGTGTGCGTGACGTCCTGAAGGACTACTCCGAATACCTGCGGAAGCTCGTGGACCTTTCCGGGTCCCGCCCCCTGAAGATTGTGGTGGATGCAGGAAACGGCATGGCCGGCCTCACCACCCCTGCAGTGCTGGGCGACAAACTCCTTCCGGCGCTGCCCTTTGAAATTGTTCCCCTGTATTTCGAATTGGACGGCTCGTTCCCGAACCACCCCGCCAACCCTCTGGAACCGGAGAACCTGCGCGATCTCCAGGCCGCCGTGGTCAAGCACGGCGCCGACATCGGCCTGGCATTCGACGGCGACGCGGACCGTTGCTTCGTCATTGATGAAAAGGGCGAGCCCGTTTCCCCGTCGGCGATCACCGGTATGGTGGCCAGGCGTGAGATTGCCCGCGCCCAGGCCGCAGGCGAAGAGACCCCCGTGATCATCCATAATCTCCTCACGTCCAAGGCCGTGCCCGAGCTCGTTGCCAAGGATGGCGGCCGTGCCGTACGGACCCGTGTTGGTCACTCGTTCATCAAGGCCGTCATGGCCGAGGAAGGCGCTGTGTTCGGCGGAGAGCACTCGGCGCATTTCTACTTCCGGGATTTCTGGAACGCTGACACCGGCATGCTTGCCGCAATGCACGTTCTCGCCGCCTTGGGCGAGCAGGACGGTCCGCTGTCCGAGCTGGGCCGCCAATACGAGCCGTACGTCTCCTCCGGTGAGATCAACTCCGAGATCGAGGACAAAGCGGGTGCGGTGGAGCGCGTCCGCGTGGACTTCGAAACCGAAGACATCGAGATCGATCACATGGACGGCAGCACGTTCACGGCCAAGGACGGCAGCTGGTGGTTCAACCTGCGCCCGTCCAACACAGAGCCTTTCCTGCGCCTGAATGCAGAAGCCAAGGACCAGGCCACCATGGAAAAGATCCGGGATCGCGTCCTGGCGCTGGTCCGGGCCTAG
- a CDS encoding FadR/GntR family transcriptional regulator, giving the protein MTTSGVVPQARFSAQARLRALQSDIMELILERELEAGDPLPTESELSAALGVGRNTLRESLKVLQALGVIEIRHGFGMFVAPSNFDALADGLTFRGRLSLRHQGLEALQLVDVRQALESGLIGSSMDVMTKEQLASIEEAVKQMEELAAAGENFVAADAEFHRRLFEPLNNELLINLMGVFWKVYRKIHVEIGPGNEDLAKTAAMHRNIYAAVAAGDKVSASELLNRHFDGIRRRITEAVGD; this is encoded by the coding sequence ATGACAACTTCCGGTGTGGTTCCGCAGGCGCGGTTCAGCGCACAGGCCCGGCTGCGCGCCTTGCAGTCGGACATTATGGAATTGATTCTTGAGCGCGAGCTTGAGGCAGGCGATCCGTTGCCCACCGAAAGTGAGCTTTCCGCCGCGCTTGGAGTGGGGCGCAATACGCTCCGTGAATCCCTCAAAGTCCTCCAAGCGCTGGGCGTTATTGAAATCCGCCACGGCTTCGGCATGTTCGTAGCTCCGAGTAACTTCGACGCCCTGGCGGACGGGCTGACGTTCCGCGGCCGTCTTTCCCTCCGGCACCAAGGCCTTGAAGCGTTGCAGCTGGTGGATGTCCGGCAGGCGCTCGAGTCCGGACTGATTGGCTCCTCCATGGATGTGATGACCAAGGAGCAGCTGGCGTCCATTGAAGAAGCCGTCAAGCAGATGGAGGAGTTGGCTGCTGCCGGTGAGAACTTCGTGGCCGCAGACGCCGAATTCCACCGCCGCCTCTTCGAACCCCTGAACAACGAGCTCCTGATCAACCTCATGGGTGTGTTCTGGAAGGTGTACCGGAAGATCCATGTGGAAATCGGTCCAGGAAACGAGGACCTGGCCAAAACTGCGGCCATGCACCGCAACATTTACGCCGCTGTTGCTGCCGGGGACAAAGTTTCGGCCTCCGAACTGCTGAACCGGCACTTCGACGGTATCCGCCGCCGCATCACTGAGGCCGTAGGGGACTAA
- a CDS encoding phosphoenolpyruvate carboxykinase (GTP) — protein sequence MGDLARLPLLEKAPTTHARLLAWVEEVAELTQPDRIHWVDGSEAENKKLTDELVEAGTLKRLNPETFPNSFAAFSDPADVARVEEQTFICSENERDAGFTNNWMAPAEMKQKLRGLFAGSMRGRTMYVIPFVMGHLDAEDPKFGVEITDSAYVVASMRIMARIGTDVLDRITQTDAFFVPALHSLGAPLEAGQADVAWPCNPDKWIVHFPEERSIWSFGSGYGGNALLGKKCYALRIASVMARDEGWLAEHMLILKLTSPEQKTYYISAAFPSACGKTNLALLDPTIKGWKVETLGDDITWMRFGKEGELRAVNPEAGLFGVAPGTGWGTNPNAMRAIAKGNSIFTNVALTDDGGVWWEGMTEETPSHLTDWRGESWTPDSDAPAAHPNSRFCTPIDQIDMLAEEYFSPDGVELSAILFGGRRKTTIPLVTEARDWSNGIFMGSTLSSETTAAAAGAVGVVRRDPMAMLPFIGYDAGDYLNHWVNLSAKANPERLPKIFLVNWFRRTAEGGFAWPGFGDNARVLKWAIERLEGKADAVETPIGYVPTGESIDLEGLDMTPAEVEQAVRVDPEEWATELASIEEWFANFGESLPAALQSELDGLKTRLG from the coding sequence ATGGGCGATCTGGCGCGACTGCCGCTGCTTGAGAAGGCACCTACTACGCATGCACGCCTTCTGGCCTGGGTTGAGGAAGTTGCCGAGCTGACTCAGCCGGACCGCATCCACTGGGTTGATGGCAGCGAAGCAGAAAACAAGAAGCTCACCGACGAACTGGTTGAGGCCGGCACTCTGAAGCGGCTGAACCCGGAAACGTTCCCGAATTCCTTCGCGGCGTTCTCTGACCCCGCCGACGTTGCCCGTGTGGAAGAGCAGACCTTCATCTGCTCCGAGAACGAGCGCGACGCAGGCTTCACCAACAACTGGATGGCCCCGGCCGAGATGAAGCAGAAGCTGCGCGGACTGTTCGCCGGCTCCATGCGCGGCCGCACCATGTACGTCATTCCTTTCGTCATGGGTCACCTTGACGCCGAGGACCCGAAGTTCGGCGTTGAGATCACCGACTCCGCCTACGTTGTAGCCTCCATGCGCATCATGGCCCGCATCGGTACGGACGTCCTGGATCGCATCACGCAGACCGACGCCTTCTTCGTCCCGGCCCTCCATTCACTGGGTGCCCCGCTGGAAGCCGGCCAGGCCGACGTCGCATGGCCCTGCAACCCGGACAAATGGATTGTTCACTTCCCCGAAGAGCGCTCCATCTGGTCCTTCGGCTCCGGCTACGGCGGCAACGCCCTCCTGGGCAAGAAGTGCTACGCACTGCGTATTGCCTCGGTGATGGCCCGCGACGAAGGCTGGCTGGCCGAGCACATGCTCATTCTCAAGCTGACCTCCCCGGAGCAGAAGACCTACTACATCTCTGCTGCTTTCCCGTCCGCTTGCGGCAAGACCAACCTCGCGTTGCTCGACCCCACCATCAAGGGCTGGAAAGTTGAAACCCTTGGCGACGACATCACCTGGATGCGGTTCGGCAAGGAAGGCGAGCTGCGCGCCGTCAACCCTGAGGCCGGACTGTTCGGCGTTGCACCGGGTACCGGTTGGGGCACAAACCCCAATGCAATGCGCGCAATCGCCAAGGGCAACAGCATCTTCACCAACGTGGCTCTGACCGACGACGGTGGCGTGTGGTGGGAAGGTATGACCGAAGAAACTCCGTCGCACCTGACCGACTGGCGCGGTGAGTCCTGGACTCCGGACTCCGACGCCCCGGCTGCCCACCCGAACTCCCGCTTCTGCACGCCGATCGACCAGATCGACATGCTGGCCGAGGAGTACTTCAGCCCGGACGGCGTGGAACTCTCCGCGATCCTGTTCGGTGGCCGCCGCAAGACTACCATCCCGCTGGTCACCGAGGCCCGCGACTGGTCCAATGGCATCTTCATGGGCTCAACGCTGTCTTCGGAAACCACGGCTGCTGCCGCTGGCGCCGTTGGCGTGGTCCGCCGCGATCCCATGGCAATGCTTCCGTTCATCGGCTACGACGCCGGCGATTACCTGAACCACTGGGTGAACCTGTCCGCCAAGGCCAACCCGGAACGGCTGCCCAAGATCTTCCTGGTCAACTGGTTCCGTCGCACCGCTGAAGGCGGCTTCGCCTGGCCTGGCTTCGGGGACAACGCCCGTGTGCTCAAGTGGGCCATAGAGCGCCTTGAGGGGAAGGCCGACGCCGTGGAAACCCCCATCGGCTACGTGCCAACCGGTGAATCCATCGACCTCGAGGGCCTGGACATGACCCCGGCCGAGGTTGAGCAGGCCGTTCGCGTTGACCCCGAAGAGTGGGCAACCGAGCTGGCGTCCATCGAGGAATGGTTTGCCAACTTCGGCGAGTCCCTCCCGGCGGCACTGCAGTCTGAACTGGACGGTCTCAAGACCCGTCTGGGCTAG
- a CDS encoding globin domain-containing protein has protein sequence MLSEKSRPVIEATLPLVGSRIGAITTDFYNRLFTAHPELLDGLFSRSNQRSGEQQKALAGSIAAFATHLVNNPGTLPEHVLSRIAHKHASLGITEDQYGVVYEHLFAAIAADLADVITPQIAEAWTEVYWLMADALIKLEKDLYASQANTKMWMPWRVVAKEPAGEDSMTFTLEPADSTPITEATPGQYISVKVQLPDGLRQVRQYSLSDQAGTGRVFTTKLNHGGEVSTALHTGVEPGDILEISNPYGEITLKDGSGPLILASAGIGCTPTASILRSLAESGTDRQVMVLHAEKTVENWALSGQMRADAAAIDAHLKLWLETPHASASQGFMSLREVDVPADASLYLCGPLPFMKKIRDEAIDAGIPATRIHYEVFGPDVWLAN, from the coding sequence ATGCTCTCGGAAAAATCCCGCCCCGTCATCGAAGCCACCTTGCCACTGGTGGGCTCACGAATCGGCGCCATCACCACAGACTTCTACAACCGTCTTTTCACAGCGCACCCGGAACTGCTTGATGGTCTCTTCAGCCGTTCCAACCAGCGTTCCGGAGAGCAGCAGAAGGCACTGGCAGGGAGCATCGCAGCCTTCGCAACCCATCTGGTGAACAACCCGGGCACACTCCCGGAGCACGTTCTTTCCCGCATCGCCCACAAGCACGCCTCCCTCGGAATCACCGAGGATCAGTACGGAGTTGTCTACGAGCACCTCTTCGCAGCCATCGCCGCAGACTTGGCCGATGTCATTACTCCTCAGATCGCCGAGGCGTGGACTGAGGTCTACTGGCTCATGGCCGATGCCCTGATCAAGCTGGAGAAGGACCTTTACGCATCCCAGGCCAACACAAAAATGTGGATGCCCTGGCGGGTCGTCGCCAAGGAGCCGGCGGGCGAGGACTCCATGACTTTCACCCTGGAACCAGCGGACAGCACCCCCATTACTGAAGCCACGCCGGGCCAGTACATCAGCGTGAAGGTTCAGCTGCCGGATGGATTGCGCCAAGTCCGCCAGTATTCCCTGTCAGATCAAGCCGGCACAGGTCGGGTCTTCACCACCAAGCTCAACCACGGAGGCGAGGTGTCCACCGCTCTGCACACGGGCGTCGAACCCGGCGACATCCTTGAGATCTCCAACCCCTATGGCGAAATCACGCTTAAGGACGGTTCTGGCCCGCTCATCCTGGCATCGGCGGGTATCGGCTGCACCCCCACGGCGTCCATCCTCCGGTCGCTTGCAGAGTCAGGCACGGACCGGCAGGTCATGGTCCTCCATGCCGAGAAGACGGTGGAAAATTGGGCACTTAGCGGCCAGATGAGGGCAGACGCGGCCGCAATCGACGCCCACCTGAAGCTCTGGCTCGAAACGCCGCACGCCTCGGCCAGCCAAGGCTTCATGTCGCTGCGCGAAGTGGACGTTCCTGCCGATGCTTCGCTGTATCTTTGCGGCCCGCTCCCCTTCATGAAGAAGATCAGGGACGAAGCCATCGACGCCGGAATTCCGGCCACCCGGATCCACTATGAAGTCTTCGGCCCGGATGTGTGGCTCGCCAACTAG